A genomic region of uncultured Paludibaculum sp. contains the following coding sequences:
- a CDS encoding DUF503 domain-containing protein has product MAAIGVLILELELVESHSLKDKRHWVRGLKDRLRAGFNLAVAEVDDQNLLNRAVVTAVTVSGSRENAAKVLEAAERAAAGFLGPNLVSSSIDWLE; this is encoded by the coding sequence ATGGCAGCTATTGGTGTACTGATTCTCGAGTTGGAACTGGTGGAGTCGCACTCGCTGAAGGACAAGCGGCACTGGGTGCGAGGCCTGAAGGACAGGCTGCGGGCGGGGTTCAATCTCGCCGTGGCCGAGGTGGACGATCAAAATCTGCTGAACCGGGCGGTGGTGACCGCGGTGACGGTTTCGGGGTCGCGAGAGAATGCGGCCAAGGTACTGGAGGCGGCGGAGCGGGCGGCGGCGGGGTTTCTGGGGCCGAATTTGGTTAGCAGCAGTATTGATTGGTTGGAGTGA